The sequence CGGTGGTGGTATCCGACCGTTTACCGCGACGAGGACGGCGAGCGCAAGGGGACCTACGTCAACGTCTGCACGCCCGTCGAATGTTTCCCGGACGCCGTCCGCTACGTCGACCTCCACGTCGACGTGGTGAAGGGCCCGTCGGGTGAGGTGCGCCGCGTCGACGACGACGAACTCGACGCCGCGGTCGACGTTGGCTACGTCTCACCGGCGCTGGCGGAGAAAGCCCGCGCCATCGCGTCGAGCCTGGAGAACGCGGTCTGAGACGGCCGTTGTGCGTCAGTTCCGGCGGTCGCCCGTCCCACCGGTTATCGCGCTCGCCAGCGCCCCGAGAACGACGGCGTCGTCGCCGTGGTCGGTCAGGCGGACCGTCGGAACGTCGGTCGTCACCCGCTCGGGAAGTCGCTCGCGGAGCGGTTCGAGCACACCATCGGCGTTGTGTCTCGCGACGCCGCCGCCGACGACCACCGTCTGCGGCGCGTAGACGTGGACGACCGTCGCGACGCCGATGGCGTTCCAGCGAGCGATGCGCTCGACGGCGCGAGCGGCGAGATCGTCGGTCTCGGCGTGGGCGAACACGTCGGCGGTGGAAAAATCATCGTCGTCAAGCGGGAGCGCCGTCGGCTCGCCCGCGTGGAGAGAACGGGCGTAGTCCGGGATGTTCGCGCCAGCGCAGTACGCCTCCCAGTGACCCGCACCGCCACAGCCACAGGGTCGCTGTCCGTCGGGGTCGACGGTGACGTGGCCTACCTCCCCCGCGTTGCCGTTCCAGCCGGACAGCACGGCCCCGTCGACGACCGCCCCCGCACCGATACCCGTCGAAAGCGTGAGATACACCATATCCTCGGGCGCGTCGGCGAAAAAGCGCTCGCCGATGGCGCCGGCCGTGGCGTCGTTGTGGAGGAAGACGCGCCCGGTCGCACACAGGGTTTCGAGCGGTCCGGTGAGCGGGATGCGACCGACGCCGGCGGGCAGGTTCGCGGGGGCGACCGCCGCCCCCTCCGCGGGGTCGATCGGTCCGACCGCGCCGACGCCCGCCGCGGCGACCGACTCGGGCGCGACGCCCGCGTCGGCACATGCCTCGCGGGCCGCGTCGACGACGGCCTCGGTGACCGCGGCCCCGCTCGCCGTCCGCGGCGTCGCGGCGCGGTGCGTGCCCACCACGTTGCCGGCGCGGTCGCCGACGACCGCTCGAACCGATGTCGCCCCGAGGTCGACACCGAGATACGTCGCCATCGATCCGTGTTCGTCGCCGCGGCAGTTATACGCTCGGTCCCGGACCACCCATCTCTTTGCGCGGGCGCTCCGAGAGCACGGTATGCTCACTACCGACCTCTCCGACCGCGTCGCGCTGGTGACGGGGAGCGCGACGGGCATCGGCCGCGAACTCGCCCTCTCGATGGCGGAGGCGGGGGCGTCGGTCGCCGTCCACTACCACACGAGCGAGGAGGCCGCCCGCGCGACGGCCGCGGTCGCTCGCGAGACGAGCGGCGAGGCGACGACGGTGCAGGGCGACGTGACCGACCCCGACGAGGTCGACGCGATGTTCGACGCCGTCGAGGCCGACCTCGGCACCGTCGACGTGCTCGTCAACAACGTGGGCGATTTCGCACCCAAACACTGGGAGGATATCGATGTCGAGACGTGGAACCGCGTGCTAGACACGAACTTCAACGGCACGTATCTCTGCTCGAAGCGGGCGTTGCCCGAGATGCGCGAGGCGGGGGACGGCCGCATCGTCAACATCGGCTACGCGGGCACGGAGAAGGCGCTCGTCTACCCGAAGAACTTCCCCTATCTCGTGGCCAAGACGGGCGTCATCATGTTCACGCGGATGCTCGCGAACGACACGAACGAGGACGGCATCACCGTCAACTGCATCTCGCCGTACGTGGTCGAAAACTCCGACGAGTTCCCGGCGGAGGCGCCGCGTGGCCGATGGGCCTCATTCGCGGATCTGCGGCAGGTGCTCTTTTTCTTCCTCGACGCCGACAGCGACTACGTGAGCGGGGAGAACGTCGAAGTAGACGGCGGGTGGATTCCCGAGGCGCTCTAGGCCGACGGCACGTCGTCGGGGTCGTCCTCGACGGACCGTTTCATGGAGTCACGGCGGGATTTGGCGTCCCGCTTCGTCACTTCGAGCAGGAAGTCGTTTTTCGCGCTGACCGCGTCCTCGGCGGCATCGGCGTTGCCCTCCTCGATGACCTGCGCGGCGTCTTTCTCTTCGAAGTGGACCGCGAGGCGGTCCTTCTTCCCGCTGTATTCGGCGGCGCCGGCGACGATGCGTTCGAAGACGGGATTGTCAGGGTCCCCGACGACGTAGAGGTCGTTGCCCTCATACTCCTCGGTTCCGGTCACCGGGCCGAAATACTCCTCGATAGTGCCCTCGAGATCGGGGGCGTTCTCGTCTAAGGTTTCCCCGCGACGCATCTTGTACTCCTTCATGGCCACCGCTTCGGAAGGCGACGGTTTACGAGTTTCGTCCTCGGAGTCGGGGGACGCGACGCATACGTCTGGCTGTCCGTCGATACCGCTGGTCGCCACTCGGAGTGGCGACTATCGTGAGACAGGGATCGCCGGCAGTGTCACCGCTCGCGTTCGGCGATATACCCCTCGTGACACTCGGGGCAGATGTCGCCCGCACGCATCGACGACTCGCCGGCGGTGCGGACGTACTCGCAGTTCGGACAGAAAAACTCCGTCTCGCCAGCGCTGTCGTCGCCGACGCGTTCGACCGTCTCGGCGGCGACGAACTGCTTACCCGCCGCCTGGCCGTCGGCCGCGGCCCCGTTCGTGGCCGCGGTGTCGGCCTCCGCGTCGCCCGCCGACTCCGGCGCCAGGCCGCCGCCGAAGTCGACATCGGCCGGAGTGCCGTCGGCCGCCTCGGCGTCGAACCCCTCGTCCGTCCCGTCGGGCGTGGGCCAGTCGTCGTCGTCGCTGACGACCGTGGCGCCGTCGTCGACGGTGTCGGCGTCAGCACTCGGCGCCGTCTCCGCCGTGTCGGCGGCCGCTTCGGCGTCCTCGACATCCGCGTCAGGCCACTCGCCGCGGGAGCGCTCCGGTTCGGCGTCGTCCGAGTCGTCAAGGATGATCGCGTCGTCGACGCCGTCGTCCGTCTCGACCGGGGCATCGCCCTCGGCGGCGACAGGATCGGTCTCGGAAGCGGTGACAGCATCGGGTGATTGCGCGGCATCGGCGGTCGCGTCGGGCGACGGTGCGTCGGCGGTCGCGTCGCCCGGCGTGTCGCTCTCGGCGTCGGCCGCGGCGGTTTCGTCCGGCGATCCGTCACCGGGGTCGGGCGTCACGCCACCGCCGCCGAGACCCGTCGACACCGACTCTTCCTCGGAGGTCCGCACGGGTCGCACTTCCTTGTTCTCGCTGACGGTCCGGCGTTCCCCACAGCGATCACAGGTTTCGACGGTCCGGTAGGTTACGACCACCTCATTGCCGCGTTCCTCCCGCTCACGCTCCACCTCGCGGTTCGCGTATTCGTGTCCCAGCAGGCACCTGAGTCCCATTGCGCGAAGGTAGGGGACCGCTACACCAAAAGCGTCCGTCAGACGCACGTCCGACGCGGCCACGGCCGGGCGGTACAGGTAAACCGTCCGCGGCCGTTACCCCCGCCTATGAAGGCCAAACGGGAGTTCCGGGACCGCGAGGACGTGGAGGTGGACATCCTCGATGCGCTGGTCGACCGGGGTAGCGAGGGGATGACCGTCTTCGAACTCCGGGCGGCCGCCGACGTCGATATCGACACGCTGGAGGACGCGCTCTCGGAACTGAAATCGGATTCGCTCATCTCGGTCGAGACGGAAGACGGGCGGACGGTCGTGCTCCCGGACGACCGCGTGGTTCCCGACCCCGGAGAGGCGCCGGACGAGGACGAGAGCCTCTTCGACGCGGTGCGCGAGCGCCTCGGTCTCTGAGACGGTTCTTGTGAGTCAGCACCGCCGATCCGCCGGCCCGTCTCGGCGAACAACCGGTACACAGTTACAACGATCCGTATGAGACGGAGGGTACCGTTCACCGGTAGTCGCCGACCACTGGAACAAAACGGTCCGGTTGCCCCCGCCGCGACCGCGTCCCTTTTTCCCACCGCCCGCGTAGTCCCGTCGATGACACGGGGTCTCCACGCCGACTACGGCGCCGAGTTCGAGACGCGGAGCGGCCGAGAGATCGTCGCTCACTACGGTCGCCCCGAGCGGACGCACCTCGCGATCCGCAACGGCGTCGGCGTCATCGAGATGGCCTACGGCGTCGTCGTCGTGGAGGGGTCCGACGCCGTCGGCTTCGTCGACAACACCGTCTCGAACCGCGTACCCGAGGCCGACGGCGAGGGCTGTTACGCCCTCCTGCTCGACGCCCAGGGCGGCATCGAGACCGACCTCTACGTCTACAACGCGGGTGAGCGACTGCTCTGTTTCACGCCACCCGACCGCGCCGAACCCCTCGCCGAGGACTGGAGCGACAAGGTGTTCATCCAAGACGTTACCGTTCGCGATGCCTCGGCGGAGTTCGCCGTCTTCGGCGTCCACGGCCCCAACGCGACGGAGACGGCCGGGACGCTGCTTGCGGGCGCTGAAATACCGGAGGCGTCGCTCACCTTCGTTCGGGGCGCCATCGCCGACGCCGGCGTGACCGCCATCGCGACGGACGAGCCGACGGGCGAGACGGGCTACGAAATCGTGTGTGCCAGCGACGACGCCGTGGACGTGTTCGACTCGCTGCTCACTCGCGGCACGCCAACGACGCCCGTCGGGCACCGGACGTGGAACACGCTGACGCTCGAAGCCGGCACACCGCTGTTCGAGTCGGAACTCGAAGGCCGGATTCCGAACGTCGCCGGCGTGCGCAACGCCCTCGATTTCGACAAGGGGTGTTACGTCGGCCAGGAGGTCGTCTCCCGCGTCGAAAACAAAGGGCGACCGAGCAAGCGTCTCGTCGGCCTGACGCTCGATGCCGTCCCCGCGCCCGGCGCGGCGGTGTTCGACGGCGACGACGCCGTGGGCGAGGTGACCCGCGGCGCCGAGAGCCCGTCGCTCTCGCGACCCATCGCGATGGCGTACGTCGACAGCACGACAGCGGCGACCGAACTCGCCGTGCGCGTCGACGGGACGGACATCGACGCCAGCGTCACCACCCTGCCGTTCGTGGAAGGGAGCGGCCGGTCGGCGCGCGTCCCGCGTTACGACTGACCGCGGTCGCCGTCGGCGCTCCCCGGCGGCGCGTCGTCGCGTCCGTCGGGGCGCTTGGCGTCGTCGCTGTCGACCCATCCCGAGACGAGCGCGCGGAGGTGCTCGATCGACAGGAAGGAACTGGGACGGTCCATGTGGACGCCGATCTCGCCGTCGAGGGCGCGCAGGCCGAGGCGCTGGATCGGCGCTGGGAGCGAGTAGGCTCGCCGTATCATGTGGCCCAGTCGAATCTCCCGGGAGAGGTCGTCACGCCACGCCCGTTCGTAGTCGGAAAGGGTCGACGGCCGTGTGGGATCGATGGTCTCGGCGGCTCGGTCGGCCGCCGTCATCCCGTAGAGGATGCCGCCGCCGGTGAAGGGCTTGGTCTGGGCGGCGGCGTCGCCGATGAGAAAGGCCCGGTCGCTCGTCACGGTGTCCGGCGGGCCGATGGGAATGGCGCCGGAGCAGACCCGCCCCGTGTCGGCGCCGTAGTCGTCGAGCAAGCGGTCGAACCGCTCGGTCACGTCGGTACCCGGCGGCGCCGCGAGGCCGTACTCCACGCCCGCCTCGCCCCGGGGGATGCGCCAGGCGAAAAAGCGCGGCACCGTCAGGTGGACGTCGACGAAGTCACCGTGGTCGGCGTCGTCGGCGAACGCGAGGACGCCGTGGAGGCGCTCGTCGGAGTCGGGGAGTCCGACCTCTCGGCGTACTCGCGAGACGGGGCCGTCACAGCCGGCGACCAGCCGCGCCTCGAACGTTCGGGTCTCCCCCTCCGTGCTGGCGGTCACCGTCACGCCATCCGCGTGTTCCTCGAGGCCAGTGACGGTGTGTCCCTCGCGCACGTCGGCGCCCGCCGCCCGCGCGGCGTCGGCGAGGATGCGGTCGAGTTCGACCCGGTCGATGACGTTCGACACCTCTTCGGACTTGTAGAAGGGGTAGGCTCGGGAGTCCGGCCCGCCGAGGCGGAAGTTCGCGCCGTACACCCGGTTCTGGAGGAGGGCGGCTTTCGCGTCTCCGGGGACGTAGTCCCAGATGTCGGTGCTGACGTGGCCGGAACAGGCGAGCGGCGTTCCGACCGTCCCCTTCTCCAGGGCGAGCACGTCGTACCCGGACTCGGCCGCCCGACGGGCAAAACGGGCGCCCGCCGGCCCGACGCCGACCACGACGAAATCGTACATGGATGAGAGGACCGGACAGAGCTATAAAAAGAGACCGAGTGGGGACGGAATGCCGGGGCGAGGCGTTCCGGTCGGGCCAAGAACTTAATCGCTGGCCACCCACCCCACGTTCATGTCGCGTAGACGGGACCCGGTCGAGAAACGCGCCGACGACGCTGTCGACCTCTACGACATCGCTACCTGGGAGCGCCGCGGTGTCATCGACGGCATCGCGTCCGGAATCTATCGCGTGCTGGTCGCCTCGGCGCGACTGTTCATCGTCGTAGTCGCGTTGCTCATCCTGGTCGGCATCGGCGGGTTGAGCGCCCTGACCGACCCACAGATCGGGGCGCTGACGCTTCTCTCGGCACTCCCGGCGCTCGGCCTCGCCATCTACGTCCGCCGCTCCGACATCACGAGCAACGAACCCCTCTCCCTGCTCGTCGCGACCTTCCTCCTCGGCGTCCTGACGGCCAACTTCGCGGCGGTGCTCAACTCCGCGTTGAAAGGCGTCTTCTCCACGCTCGGCTTCGTCGGCACCATCCTCTTTTTCTACCTCGTCGTCGGCCCCGTCGAGGAGACGGTGAAACTGCTCGCGGTGCGCCTGTACGCGTACGGCACTGAGAGTTTCGAGGCGGTCGTCGACGGCGCGGTGTACGGCGCCGTCGCCGGACTCGGCTTCGCCACCATCGAGAACGCCCTCTACATCACGCAGAACCTGGACGCGCCGACGGCGACGACGGCCGGCCTCGGTCTCATCGGTGCCGGGGGGGGCATCACCGCCATCCGCGCGCTCGCTGGCCCGGGACACGTCATCTACTCCGCGTTCGCGGGGTATTATCTCGGCCTGGCGAAGTTCAACCCGCAAAATCGTGGCCCGATCGTCATCAAGGGCCTCCTCGTCGCCGCGCTCATCCACGCCACCTACAACGCCACCGTCGGCATCGGAACGGGACTGATCGCGTTCGCGACCGGCCTGTCGCAGCTCCCCGCCTTCCTGGTGTACGTCCTGCTCTACGACGGGATCTTCGGCCTGCTGCTCGTCGGAAAGATCCGGCGGTACAGCACGGCGTATCGCCAGGCCCACGCGGCCGAGGAGCGCGACGAGTCGTCGTTCGAC comes from Haloplanus sp. XH21 and encodes:
- a CDS encoding ROK family protein; the protein is MATYLGVDLGATSVRAVVGDRAGNVVGTHRAATPRTASGAAVTEAVVDAAREACADAGVAPESVAAAGVGAVGPIDPAEGAAVAPANLPAGVGRIPLTGPLETLCATGRVFLHNDATAGAIGERFFADAPEDMVYLTLSTGIGAGAVVDGAVLSGWNGNAGEVGHVTVDPDGQRPCGCGGAGHWEAYCAGANIPDYARSLHAGEPTALPLDDDDFSTADVFAHAETDDLAARAVERIARWNAIGVATVVHVYAPQTVVVGGGVARHNADGVLEPLRERLPERVTTDVPTVRLTDHGDDAVVLGALASAITGGTGDRRN
- a CDS encoding SDR family NAD(P)-dependent oxidoreductase gives rise to the protein MLTTDLSDRVALVTGSATGIGRELALSMAEAGASVAVHYHTSEEAARATAAVARETSGEATTVQGDVTDPDEVDAMFDAVEADLGTVDVLVNNVGDFAPKHWEDIDVETWNRVLDTNFNGTYLCSKRALPEMREAGDGRIVNIGYAGTEKALVYPKNFPYLVAKTGVIMFTRMLANDTNEDGITVNCISPYVVENSDEFPAEAPRGRWASFADLRQVLFFFLDADSDYVSGENVEVDGGWIPEAL
- a CDS encoding DUF5611 family protein is translated as MKEYKMRRGETLDENAPDLEGTIEEYFGPVTGTEEYEGNDLYVVGDPDNPVFERIVAGAAEYSGKKDRLAVHFEEKDAAQVIEEGNADAAEDAVSAKNDFLLEVTKRDAKSRRDSMKRSVEDDPDDVPSA
- a CDS encoding DUF7093 family protein; amino-acid sequence: MGLRCLLGHEYANREVEREREERGNEVVVTYRTVETCDRCGERRTVSENKEVRPVRTSEEESVSTGLGGGGVTPDPGDGSPDETAAADAESDTPGDATADAPSPDATADAAQSPDAVTASETDPVAAEGDAPVETDDGVDDAIILDDSDDAEPERSRGEWPDADVEDAEAAADTAETAPSADADTVDDGATVVSDDDDWPTPDGTDEGFDAEAADGTPADVDFGGGLAPESAGDAEADTAATNGAAADGQAAGKQFVAAETVERVGDDSAGETEFFCPNCEYVRTAGESSMRAGDICPECHEGYIAERER
- a CDS encoding DUF6432 family protein; the encoded protein is MKAKREFRDREDVEVDILDALVDRGSEGMTVFELRAAADVDIDTLEDALSELKSDSLISVETEDGRTVVLPDDRVVPDPGEAPDEDESLFDAVRERLGL
- a CDS encoding aminomethyltransferase family protein; translation: MTRGLHADYGAEFETRSGREIVAHYGRPERTHLAIRNGVGVIEMAYGVVVVEGSDAVGFVDNTVSNRVPEADGEGCYALLLDAQGGIETDLYVYNAGERLLCFTPPDRAEPLAEDWSDKVFIQDVTVRDASAEFAVFGVHGPNATETAGTLLAGAEIPEASLTFVRGAIADAGVTAIATDEPTGETGYEIVCASDDAVDVFDSLLTRGTPTTPVGHRTWNTLTLEAGTPLFESELEGRIPNVAGVRNALDFDKGCYVGQEVVSRVENKGRPSKRLVGLTLDAVPAPGAAVFDGDDAVGEVTRGAESPSLSRPIAMAYVDSTTAATELAVRVDGTDIDASVTTLPFVEGSGRSARVPRYD
- a CDS encoding geranylgeranyl reductase family protein, whose translation is MYDFVVVGVGPAGARFARRAAESGYDVLALEKGTVGTPLACSGHVSTDIWDYVPGDAKAALLQNRVYGANFRLGGPDSRAYPFYKSEEVSNVIDRVELDRILADAARAAGADVREGHTVTGLEEHADGVTVTASTEGETRTFEARLVAGCDGPVSRVRREVGLPDSDERLHGVLAFADDADHGDFVDVHLTVPRFFAWRIPRGEAGVEYGLAAPPGTDVTERFDRLLDDYGADTGRVCSGAIPIGPPDTVTSDRAFLIGDAAAQTKPFTGGGILYGMTAADRAAETIDPTRPSTLSDYERAWRDDLSREIRLGHMIRRAYSLPAPIQRLGLRALDGEIGVHMDRPSSFLSIEHLRALVSGWVDSDDAKRPDGRDDAPPGSADGDRGQS
- a CDS encoding PrsW family intramembrane metalloprotease gives rise to the protein MSRRRDPVEKRADDAVDLYDIATWERRGVIDGIASGIYRVLVASARLFIVVVALLILVGIGGLSALTDPQIGALTLLSALPALGLAIYVRRSDITSNEPLSLLVATFLLGVLTANFAAVLNSALKGVFSTLGFVGTILFFYLVVGPVEETVKLLAVRLYAYGTESFEAVVDGAVYGAVAGLGFATIENALYITQNLDAPTATTAGLGLIGAGGGITAIRALAGPGHVIYSAFAGYYLGLAKFNPQNRGPIVIKGLLVAALIHATYNATVGIGTGLIAFATGLSQLPAFLVYVLLYDGIFGLLLVGKIRRYSTAYRQAHAAEERDESSFDVESTEFE